The Dama dama isolate Ldn47 chromosome 23, ASM3311817v1, whole genome shotgun sequence genome contains a region encoding:
- the MAPRE1 gene encoding microtubule-associated protein RP/EB family member 1 isoform X3: MEKMAVNVYSTSVTSDNLSRHDMLAWINESLQLNLTKIEQLCSGAAYCQFMDMLFPGSIALKKVKFQAKLEHEYIQNFKILQAGFKRMGVDKIIPVDKLVKGKFQDNFEFVQWFKKFFDANYDGKEYDPVAARQGQETAVAPSLVAPALNKPKKPLSSSSAAPQRPIATHRTTATPKAGPGVVRKNPGVGNGDDEAAELMQQVNVLKLTVEDLEKERDFYFGKLRNIELICQENEGENNPVLQRIVDILYATDEGFVIPDEGGPQEEQEEY, from the exons ATGGAG AAGATGGCAGTGAACGTGTACTCAACGTCGGTCACCAGCGATAACCTCAGTCGACATGACATGCTGGCCTGGATCAATGAGTCTCTGCAGTTGAATCTGACAAAGATTGAACAGTTGTGCTCAG GGGCTGCCTATTGTCAGTTTATGGACATGTTGTTCCCTGGCTCCATTgccttgaagaaagtgaaattcCAAGCTAAGCTAGAACATGAATACATCCAGAACTTCAAAATACTACAAGCAGGTTTTAAGAGGATGGGTGTTGACAAA ATAATTCCTGTGGACAAATTAGTAAAAGGAAAGTTTCAGGACAATTTTGAATTCGTtcagtggttcaagaagttttttgATGCAAACTAtgatggaaaagagtatgacCCTGTAGCTGCCAGACAAGGTCAAGAAACTGCAGTGGCCCCCTCCCTCGTTGCTCCTGCTCTGAACAAACCGAAGAAACCTCTCAGCTCTAGCAGTGCag CTCCACAGAGGCCCATTGCAACACACAGAACTACTGCAACCCCTAAGGCTGGCCCGGGTGTGGTGCGGAAGAATCCTGGTGTAGGGAATGGAGATGACGAAGCAGCTGAGTTGATGCAGCAG GTCAACGTATTGAAGCTTACTGTTGAAGACTTGGAGAAGGAGAGAGACTTCTATTTTGGAAAGCTGAGGAACATTGAGTTGATTTGCCAGGAGAACGAGGGGGAGAACAACCCTGTGCTGCAGAGGATCGTGGACATTCTCTACGCCACAGAC GAAGGCTTCGTGATACCTGATGAAGGGGGCCCACAGGAGGAACAGGAAGAGTATTAA
- the MAPRE1 gene encoding microtubule-associated protein RP/EB family member 1 isoform X2: MAVNVYSTSVTSDNLSRHDMLAWINESLQLNLTKIEQLCSGAAYCQFMDMLFPGSIALKKVKFQAKLEHEYIQNFKILQAGFKRMGVDKFTGSNVSLCCPIPGFLVVIFLHREVGGSLENQSIIPVDKLVKGKFQDNFEFVQWFKKFFDANYDGKEYDPVAARQGQETAVAPSLVAPALNKPKKPLSSSSAAPQRPIATHRTTATPKAGPGVVRKNPGVGNGDDEAAELMQQVNVLKLTVEDLEKERDFYFGKLRNIELICQENEGENNPVLQRIVDILYATDEGFVIPDEGGPQEEQEEY, from the exons ATGGCAGTGAACGTGTACTCAACGTCGGTCACCAGCGATAACCTCAGTCGACATGACATGCTGGCCTGGATCAATGAGTCTCTGCAGTTGAATCTGACAAAGATTGAACAGTTGTGCTCAG GGGCTGCCTATTGTCAGTTTATGGACATGTTGTTCCCTGGCTCCATTgccttgaagaaagtgaaattcCAAGCTAAGCTAGAACATGAATACATCCAGAACTTCAAAATACTACAAGCAGGTTTTAAGAGGATGGGTGTTGACAAA TTTACCGGGAGCAATGTGTCCCTCTGTTGTCCTATTCCTGGTTTCCTTGTGGTCATCTTTCTTCATCGTGAAGTTGGCGGCTCTCTGGAAAATCAATCT ATAATTCCTGTGGACAAATTAGTAAAAGGAAAGTTTCAGGACAATTTTGAATTCGTtcagtggttcaagaagttttttgATGCAAACTAtgatggaaaagagtatgacCCTGTAGCTGCCAGACAAGGTCAAGAAACTGCAGTGGCCCCCTCCCTCGTTGCTCCTGCTCTGAACAAACCGAAGAAACCTCTCAGCTCTAGCAGTGCag CTCCACAGAGGCCCATTGCAACACACAGAACTACTGCAACCCCTAAGGCTGGCCCGGGTGTGGTGCGGAAGAATCCTGGTGTAGGGAATGGAGATGACGAAGCAGCTGAGTTGATGCAGCAG GTCAACGTATTGAAGCTTACTGTTGAAGACTTGGAGAAGGAGAGAGACTTCTATTTTGGAAAGCTGAGGAACATTGAGTTGATTTGCCAGGAGAACGAGGGGGAGAACAACCCTGTGCTGCAGAGGATCGTGGACATTCTCTACGCCACAGAC GAAGGCTTCGTGATACCTGATGAAGGGGGCCCACAGGAGGAACAGGAAGAGTATTAA
- the MAPRE1 gene encoding microtubule-associated protein RP/EB family member 1 isoform X1 has translation MEKMAVNVYSTSVTSDNLSRHDMLAWINESLQLNLTKIEQLCSGAAYCQFMDMLFPGSIALKKVKFQAKLEHEYIQNFKILQAGFKRMGVDKFTGSNVSLCCPIPGFLVVIFLHREVGGSLENQSIIPVDKLVKGKFQDNFEFVQWFKKFFDANYDGKEYDPVAARQGQETAVAPSLVAPALNKPKKPLSSSSAAPQRPIATHRTTATPKAGPGVVRKNPGVGNGDDEAAELMQQVNVLKLTVEDLEKERDFYFGKLRNIELICQENEGENNPVLQRIVDILYATDEGFVIPDEGGPQEEQEEY, from the exons ATGGAG AAGATGGCAGTGAACGTGTACTCAACGTCGGTCACCAGCGATAACCTCAGTCGACATGACATGCTGGCCTGGATCAATGAGTCTCTGCAGTTGAATCTGACAAAGATTGAACAGTTGTGCTCAG GGGCTGCCTATTGTCAGTTTATGGACATGTTGTTCCCTGGCTCCATTgccttgaagaaagtgaaattcCAAGCTAAGCTAGAACATGAATACATCCAGAACTTCAAAATACTACAAGCAGGTTTTAAGAGGATGGGTGTTGACAAA TTTACCGGGAGCAATGTGTCCCTCTGTTGTCCTATTCCTGGTTTCCTTGTGGTCATCTTTCTTCATCGTGAAGTTGGCGGCTCTCTGGAAAATCAATCT ATAATTCCTGTGGACAAATTAGTAAAAGGAAAGTTTCAGGACAATTTTGAATTCGTtcagtggttcaagaagttttttgATGCAAACTAtgatggaaaagagtatgacCCTGTAGCTGCCAGACAAGGTCAAGAAACTGCAGTGGCCCCCTCCCTCGTTGCTCCTGCTCTGAACAAACCGAAGAAACCTCTCAGCTCTAGCAGTGCag CTCCACAGAGGCCCATTGCAACACACAGAACTACTGCAACCCCTAAGGCTGGCCCGGGTGTGGTGCGGAAGAATCCTGGTGTAGGGAATGGAGATGACGAAGCAGCTGAGTTGATGCAGCAG GTCAACGTATTGAAGCTTACTGTTGAAGACTTGGAGAAGGAGAGAGACTTCTATTTTGGAAAGCTGAGGAACATTGAGTTGATTTGCCAGGAGAACGAGGGGGAGAACAACCCTGTGCTGCAGAGGATCGTGGACATTCTCTACGCCACAGAC GAAGGCTTCGTGATACCTGATGAAGGGGGCCCACAGGAGGAACAGGAAGAGTATTAA